The Plutella xylostella chromosome 9, ilPluXylo3.1, whole genome shotgun sequence genome has a segment encoding these proteins:
- the LOC105389645 gene encoding acidic leucine-rich nuclear phosphoprotein 32 family member A isoform X2 yields MEKRVVLELRGRNPSQVKELNLDNCRSTNIVGLTDEYTSLEVLSLNNVGLTTLKGFPTLPKLRKLELSDNRISNGLNFLNGCKKLSHLNLSGNKIKDLETLKPLEEFENLRNLDLFNNDVTNIDDYRVKVFALHPSLKYLDGFDKEDREGEDSSAEDEDDLNGNNDSDDEHDGDSSDGEDDDDVSLSAVYNDNLEEESSASSLYEGSDVEEEEDDEAEDNENNADNHKTTDGEKETDGEQEESTRGKKRKHDEEEN; encoded by the exons ATGGAAAAACGTGTTGTACTAGAACTACGAGGCAGAAACCCATCACAG GTGAAGGAGTTGAACCTGGATAACTGCCGCAGCACCAACATTGTGGGGCTGACGGACGAGTACACCAGCCTTGAGGTGCTCAGCCTCAACAACGTCGGTCTCACAACACTCAAAGGGTTCCCCACACTCCCAAAGCTGAGGAAACTTGAGCTCTCTGACAACAGAATATCCAACGGACTCAACTTCCTTAACGGATGCAAGAAACTGTCACACTTAAACCTTTCGGGAAACAAAATCAAAGATCTGGAGACCCTGAAGCCACTTGAAGAGTTTGAGAACCTCAGAAATCTGGATCTGTTCAACAATGACGTGACGAATATTGATGACTACAGGGTCAAGGTGTTTGCCTTACATCCTTCTCTCAAATACTTGGATGG GTTCGACAAGGAGGATCGCGAGGGCGAGGACAGCTCGGCGGAGGACGAGGACGACCTGAATGGGAACAACGACTCCGACGACGAACACGACGGGGACA GTTCCGACGGTGAAGACGACGACGACGTGTCACTCAGTGCCGTGTACAATGATAACTTAG AGGAGGAGAGCTCAGCGAGCTCGCTGTACGAGGGCAGCGACGTGGAGGAGGAGGAGGACGACGAGGCCGAGGACAATGAGAACAACGCCGACAACCACAAGACCACAG ACGGCGAGAAGGAAACGGACGGCGAGCAGGAGGAGAGCACCCGGGGGAAGAAACGGAAACACGACGAGGAAGAGAACTGA
- the LOC105389645 gene encoding acidic leucine-rich nuclear phosphoprotein 32 family member A isoform X1, with product MEKRVVLELRGRNPSQVKELNLDNCRSTNIVGLTDEYTSLEVLSLNNVGLTTLKGFPTLPKLRKLELSDNRISNGLNFLNGCKKLSHLNLSGNKIKDLETLKPLEEFENLRNLDLFNNDVTNIDDYRVKVFALHPSLKYLDGFDKEDREGEDSSAEDEDDLNGNNDSDDEHDGDNLHTDMACLNISDDTVADRTGPTLPMAMYAIYGLLFTVNLLFKRQSSDGEDDDDVSLSAVYNDNLEEESSASSLYEGSDVEEEEDDEAEDNENNADNHKTTDGEKETDGEQEESTRGKKRKHDEEEN from the exons ATGGAAAAACGTGTTGTACTAGAACTACGAGGCAGAAACCCATCACAG GTGAAGGAGTTGAACCTGGATAACTGCCGCAGCACCAACATTGTGGGGCTGACGGACGAGTACACCAGCCTTGAGGTGCTCAGCCTCAACAACGTCGGTCTCACAACACTCAAAGGGTTCCCCACACTCCCAAAGCTGAGGAAACTTGAGCTCTCTGACAACAGAATATCCAACGGACTCAACTTCCTTAACGGATGCAAGAAACTGTCACACTTAAACCTTTCGGGAAACAAAATCAAAGATCTGGAGACCCTGAAGCCACTTGAAGAGTTTGAGAACCTCAGAAATCTGGATCTGTTCAACAATGACGTGACGAATATTGATGACTACAGGGTCAAGGTGTTTGCCTTACATCCTTCTCTCAAATACTTGGATGG GTTCGACAAGGAGGATCGCGAGGGCGAGGACAGCTCGGCGGAGGACGAGGACGACCTGAATGGGAACAACGACTCCGACGACGAACACGACGGGGACA ATCTGCACACAGACATGGCATGTCTGAATATTAGCGATGACACTGTGGCAGATAGGACCGGCCCGACCCTACCCATGGCAATGTACGCAATATACGGCCTTCTGTTCACCGTCAACTTGTTGTTCAAGAGACAAA GTTCCGACGGTGAAGACGACGACGACGTGTCACTCAGTGCCGTGTACAATGATAACTTAG AGGAGGAGAGCTCAGCGAGCTCGCTGTACGAGGGCAGCGACGTGGAGGAGGAGGAGGACGACGAGGCCGAGGACAATGAGAACAACGCCGACAACCACAAGACCACAG ACGGCGAGAAGGAAACGGACGGCGAGCAGGAGGAGAGCACCCGGGGGAAGAAACGGAAACACGACGAGGAAGAGAACTGA